One genomic segment of Labrus bergylta chromosome 17, fLabBer1.1, whole genome shotgun sequence includes these proteins:
- the skp2 gene encoding S-phase kinase-associated protein 2: MSRQSMPLQDLPCLQTSMLSESRRINKRKSRSSLTEGLDTECTPSDLIQQWSPSHKHQRLISMGKENDQNQFVLARRSRRKKGPTSGISWDHLPEELLLRILFYLPLQELLRMSRVCKRWNRLAFDESLWHSVDLEGLTHMGVALQQVLNIGVCRLRCPRSFVEETNFTVTGALQIVELDLSSSIIPTSALESIISRCTQLEYLSLEGLQLSDAIISSLSENTNLLQLNLSGCSGFSAPPLADMLKSCSRIERLNISWCDFSNDHVKSVVENLSSAVTQLNVSGYRESFTLDDVTVLVTRCPHITTLDLSDSTLLMADSFPILKQLKNLRHLSLSRCYHIHLAALTDLEQMFPLLSLLEVFGLLHDSQLSSLKKELPRISVNTRPFSSIARPTPACRPQGPVRDRAMWSRTCRLRVKL, encoded by the exons ATGTCAAGACAAAG CATGCCTCTGCAGGACCTGCCGTGCCTGCAGACCTCCATGTTGTCTGAGTCCAGGAGGATCAACAAGCGCAAGTCCAGGAGCAGCCTCACGGAGGGCCTGGACACCGAATGCACCCCCTCAGACCTCATCCAGCAGTGGTCCCCGAGCCACAAGCACCAGCGGCTCATCAGCATGGGGAAAGAGAACGACCAGAACCAGTTTGTGCTCGCCAGGAGGTCAAGGAGGAAGAAAGGTCCCACATCAG GTATTTCATGGGACCACCTGCCCGAGGAGCTTCTTCTCAGGATCCTCTTCTACCTCCCTCTGCAGGAGCTCCTCAGGATGTCCAGAGTTTGCAAACGCTGGAATCGCTTAGC GTTTGACGAGTCTCTGTGGCACAGTGTGGACCTGGAGGGTCTCACCCACATGGGGGTAGCTCTGCAGCAGGTGCTGAACATCGGCGTGTGCAGGCTGCGCTGCCCTCGCTCCTTTGTGGAGGAGACAAACTTCACCGTCACCGG CGCTCTGCAGATCGTTGAGTTGGATCTGTCCAGCTCCATCATCCCCACCTCTGCTCTGGAGAGCATCATCAGCCGCTGCACACAGCTGGAGTATCTGAGCCTGGAGGGTCTGCAGCTCTCTGACGCCATCATCAG CTCTCTGTCCGAGAACACAAACCTGCTGCAGCTGAATCTGAGCGGCTGCTCCGGCTTCTCCGCTCCTCCTCTGGCCGACATGTTGAAATCCTGCAGCAG AATCGAGCGGCTGAACATCTCGTGGTGCGACTTCAGCAACGATCATGTGAAGAGCGTCGTGGAGAATCTGAGCTCTGCTGTCACTCAGCTCAACGTCAGCGGCTACAGAGAGAGCTTCACGCTGGACG aTGTGACGGTGCTGGTGACGAGATGCCCCCACATTACGACCCTCGATTTAAG TGACAGCACTCTGCTGATGGCCGACAGCTTCCCCATCCTCAAACAGCTGAAGAACCTGCGCCACCTTTCTCTGAGCCGCTGCTACCACATCCACCTGGCCGCTCTCAC TGACCTCGAGCAGATGTTCCCCCTGCTGAGTCTTCTGGAGGTTTTCGGCCTCCTACACGACtcccagctctcctctctgaagAAGGAGCTGCCTCGCATCAGCGTCAACACCCGCCCATTCTCTAGCATCGCCAGGCCCACGCCCGCCTGCAGACCCCAGGGCCCCGTCAGGGACCGCGCCATGTGGAGCAGAACGTGTCGTCTGAGGGTCAAGCTGTAA
- the nadk2 gene encoding NAD kinase 2, mitochondrial isoform X2, with product MVVCSLVRMSRRSVVNFVSLGSRAVSLLHGNYHRPLHTSICNNSSLPTGGFKPEKVAVVTKTTRYEFEQQRYRYAGLSEDDLRQLLAMKGSSYSGLLERHNIHTNNVEHIVKSLRKEGIEVRVVKRGEYDEEVVRWADAIISAGGDGTMLLVASKVLSKDKPVVGVNTDPERSEGHLCLPVRYTRAFPEALQKLCRGEFRWLWRQRIRLHLEGTGINPIPVDLHELQLSLEQHSQAHRITTKDSQRRKRNVQESFSKPSLLPIRSLNEIFIGESLSSRASYYEISVDDGPWEKQKSSGLSICTGTGSKAWSYNINKLAEQAVEEVLKIGKSQTGLDIPLNRDFIGKVTDEYNESLVFSPHDQRLLYSVREPIVNRVFSSSRQRGFASRVCVRSRCWDACMVVDGGTSFEFNDGAFATISMSEEDQLRTVLLEN from the exons atggTTGTGTGCTCACTTGTAAGAATGAGTCGCCGCTCTGTGGTGAACTTTGTGAGCCTGGGGAGCCGAGCTGTCAGCCTGCTGCATGGAAACTACCATCGCCCCCTGCACACCTCAATATGCAACAACTCATCACTGCCAACAGGTGGATTCAAACCTGAGAAGGTGGCTGTGGTTACAAAAACCACACGATATGAGTTCGAGCAGCAGAGGTATCGCTATGCAGGACTCTCTGAAGACGACCTGAGACAGCTG cttgcCATGAAGGGCTCCAGCTACAGCGGCCTGCTGGAAAGACACAACATCCACACCAACAATGTGGAGCATATTGTGAAGAGCCTGAG gaAAGAAGGCATCGAGGTGCGAGTGGTGAAGAGAGGAGAGTATGATGAAGAAGTCGTGCGATGGGCAGATGCTATAATCTCTGCTGGAG gTGACGGGACAATGCTACTTGTTGCCAGTAAGGTTTTAAGCAAGGACAAACCGGTTGTTGGAGTAAACACGGACCCTGAGAg GTCAGAAGGTCACCTGTGCCTGCCCGTGCGGTACACTCGAGCCTTCCCTGAGGCTCTGCAGAAACTCTGCCGTGGTGAGTTTAG GTGGCTGTGGCGTCAGAGGATCCGTCTGCACCTGGAGGGGACGGGGATCAACCCCATCCCGGTGGACCTGCACGAGCTGCAGCTGAGCCTGGAGCAGCACAGTCAGGCTCATCGCATCACCACCAAGGACAGCCAGCGGA GGAAAAGAAACGTGCAGGAGAGCTTCTCCAAGCCGAGTCTGCTCCCCATCCGGAGCCTGAATGAGATCTTCATCGGAGAATCTCTGTCCTCCAG GGCTTCCTACTACGAGATCTCTGTGGATGACGGCCCCTGGGAGAAACAGAAGAGCTCAGGACTCAGCATCTGCACGGGAACAGGATCCAAAGCCTG GTCGTATAACATCAACAAACTCGCCGAACAAGCTGTGGAGGAGGTGCTGAAGATTG ggAAATCCCAGACCGGTCTAGATATCCCCCTTAATCGGGACTTCATTGGAAAGG tTACTGATGAATACAACGAGTCCCTGGTGTTCAGTCCGCACGACCAACGTTTATTGTACAGCGTCAGGGAGCCGATCGTCAACCGCGTCTTCTCCAGCAGCCGCCAGAGAGGCTTCGCCAGCAG GGTGTGTGTTCGCTCGCGGTGCTGGGACGCCTGCATGGTGGTCGACGGCGGGACTTCTTTCGAGTTCAACGACGGCGCCTTCGCTACAATCAGCATGAGCGAGGAGGATCAGCTCCGGACGGTTCTTCTAGAAAACTAA
- the LOC109988534 gene encoding excitatory amino acid transporter 1, whose translation MQRFREGIHIRTMKAKRKVEEISKEDVQAFLKKNAFVLFTVGAVIVGIVLGFALRPYKMTFREVKYFSFPGELLMRMLQMLVLPLLISSLITGMAALDSKASGKMGMRAVIYYMTTTFIAVFIGILVVLVIHPGKGSKEEFGKQQTIEQVSPADAFLDLIRNMFPPNLVQACTQQFKTKYGKRVVHVTVTVNDTFFNSTNGTQEVMEITREERIPVPGQVNGVNALGLVVFSMCFGLIIGNMKEQGQLLRDFFDSLNEAIMRLVAIIMWYAPIGILFLIAGKIVEMDDLTQMGGQLGMYTITVIIGLSIHAFVILPTLYFAITRQNPFVFIAGLLQALVTALGTSSSSATLPVTFKCLEENNKIDKRITRFILPVGATINMDGTALYEALAAIFIAQVNNMEMNFGQIITISITATAASIGAAGIPQAGLVTMVIVLTSVGLPTDDITLIIAVDWFLDRLRTTTNVLGDSIGAGIVEFLSRHELRSKDVEMGNSVLEEKERKKPYKLISQDSDVENDKRAHTESHM comes from the exons ATGCAGCGTTTCAGAGAAGGTATTCACATCCGCACCATGAAGGCCAAGAGGAAAGTGGAGGAGATCTCCAAAGAGGACGTCCAGGCTTTCCTCAAGAAGAACGCTTTCGTGCTCTTTACAGTCGGGGCGGTCATCGTAG ggattGTTCTGGGGTTTGCTCTCCGTCCCTACAAGATGACTTTTCGAGAGGTGAAGTACTTCTCCTTCCCTGGAGAGCTGTTGATGAGGATGCTTCAGATGTTGGTTCTCCCTTTACTCATCTCCAGTCTGATAACAG GAATGGCAGCTCTGGACAGCAAAGCTTCGGGAAAGATGGGAATGAGAGCCGTGATTTATTACATGACCACAACATTTATCGCAGTCTTCATCGGGATCCTCGTCGTTCTCGTCATCCATCCAGGGAAAGGATCAAAGGAAGAGTTTGGCAAGCAGCAGACGATAGAGCAAGTCAGTCCTGCTGACGCCTTCTTAGATTTGATCAG AAATATGTTTCCTCCAAACCTGGTCCAAGCCTGCACACAGCAG TTCAAAACCAAATATGGAAAGCGTGTAGTCCATGTGACGGTGACGGTGAACGACACCTTCTTCAACTCCACCAACGGCACCCAGGAGGTCATGGAGATCACCCGGGAGGAGCGGATCCCAGTGCCGGGTCAGGTGAACGGGGTCAACGCCCTCGGCCTGGTGGTCTTCTCCATGTGCTTCGGTCTGATAATTGGCAACATGAAGGAGCAGGGTCAGCTCCTCAGAGACTTCTTCGACAGCCTCAATGAAGCCATCATGCGCCTGGTTGCCATCATCATGTG GTACGCTCCGATTGGTATCCTGTTCCTGATTGCTGGAAAGATTGTGGAGATGGATGATCTGACTCAGATGGGAGGCCAGCTGGGAATGTACACCATCACGGTTATCATCGGCTTATCCATCCACGCCTTCGTTATTCTGCCCACTCTGTATTTTGCTATCACTCGGCAAAACCCCTTCGTCTTCATCGCTGGGCTCCTACAAGCTCTCGTCACAGCCCTGGGGACCTCGTCAAG CTCGGCCACTCTGCCCGTCACCTTTAAATGTCtggaggaaaacaacaaaattgACAAGAGGATCACACGTTTTATACTTCCTGTCGGTGCCACCATCAACATGGACGGGACAGCTCTCTACGAGGCGCTGGCGGCCATCTTTATCGCCCAGGTCAACAACATGGAGATGAACTTTGGGCAGATCATCACCATCAG CATCACAGCGACTGCAGCTAGCATCGGAGCTGCGGGCATCCCGCAAGCCGGCctggttaccatggtgatcgTTCTGACCTCTGTCGGACTCCCtactgatgacatcactctcATCATTGCGGTCGATTGGTTCCT GGACCGTCTTCGCACAACCACCAATGTTTTGGGGGATTCGATCGGCGCTGGTATCGTGGAGTTCCTGTCTCGGCACGAGCTTCGCAGCAAAGACGTGGAGATGGGAAACTCGGTGCtggaggaaaaggagaggaagaaaccATACAAGCTCATCTCTCAGGATAGcgatgttgaaaatgacaagCGTGCTCACACTGAATCACACATGTAG
- the nadk2 gene encoding NAD kinase 2, mitochondrial isoform X1, producing MVVCSLVRMSRRSVVNFVSLGSRAVSLLHGNYHRPLHTSICNNSSLPTGGFKPEKVAVVTKTTRYEFEQQRYRYAGLSEDDLRQLLAMKGSSYSGLLERHNIHTNNVEHIVKSLRKEGIEVRVVKRGEYDEEVVRWADAIISAGGDGTMLLVASKVLSKDKPVVGVNTDPERSEGHLCLPVRYTRAFPEALQKLCRGEFRWLWRQRIRLHLEGTGINPIPVDLHELQLSLEQHSQAHRITTKDSQRRKRNVQESFSKPSLLPIRSLNEIFIGESLSSRVHLHRASYYEISVDDGPWEKQKSSGLSICTGTGSKAWSYNINKLAEQAVEEVLKIGKSQTGLDIPLNRDFIGKVTDEYNESLVFSPHDQRLLYSVREPIVNRVFSSSRQRGFASRVCVRSRCWDACMVVDGGTSFEFNDGAFATISMSEEDQLRTVLLEN from the exons atggTTGTGTGCTCACTTGTAAGAATGAGTCGCCGCTCTGTGGTGAACTTTGTGAGCCTGGGGAGCCGAGCTGTCAGCCTGCTGCATGGAAACTACCATCGCCCCCTGCACACCTCAATATGCAACAACTCATCACTGCCAACAGGTGGATTCAAACCTGAGAAGGTGGCTGTGGTTACAAAAACCACACGATATGAGTTCGAGCAGCAGAGGTATCGCTATGCAGGACTCTCTGAAGACGACCTGAGACAGCTG cttgcCATGAAGGGCTCCAGCTACAGCGGCCTGCTGGAAAGACACAACATCCACACCAACAATGTGGAGCATATTGTGAAGAGCCTGAG gaAAGAAGGCATCGAGGTGCGAGTGGTGAAGAGAGGAGAGTATGATGAAGAAGTCGTGCGATGGGCAGATGCTATAATCTCTGCTGGAG gTGACGGGACAATGCTACTTGTTGCCAGTAAGGTTTTAAGCAAGGACAAACCGGTTGTTGGAGTAAACACGGACCCTGAGAg GTCAGAAGGTCACCTGTGCCTGCCCGTGCGGTACACTCGAGCCTTCCCTGAGGCTCTGCAGAAACTCTGCCGTGGTGAGTTTAG GTGGCTGTGGCGTCAGAGGATCCGTCTGCACCTGGAGGGGACGGGGATCAACCCCATCCCGGTGGACCTGCACGAGCTGCAGCTGAGCCTGGAGCAGCACAGTCAGGCTCATCGCATCACCACCAAGGACAGCCAGCGGA GGAAAAGAAACGTGCAGGAGAGCTTCTCCAAGCCGAGTCTGCTCCCCATCCGGAGCCTGAATGAGATCTTCATCGGAGAATCTCTGTCCTCCAG AGTTCACCTCCACAGGGCTTCCTACTACGAGATCTCTGTGGATGACGGCCCCTGGGAGAAACAGAAGAGCTCAGGACTCAGCATCTGCACGGGAACAGGATCCAAAGCCTG GTCGTATAACATCAACAAACTCGCCGAACAAGCTGTGGAGGAGGTGCTGAAGATTG ggAAATCCCAGACCGGTCTAGATATCCCCCTTAATCGGGACTTCATTGGAAAGG tTACTGATGAATACAACGAGTCCCTGGTGTTCAGTCCGCACGACCAACGTTTATTGTACAGCGTCAGGGAGCCGATCGTCAACCGCGTCTTCTCCAGCAGCCGCCAGAGAGGCTTCGCCAGCAG GGTGTGTGTTCGCTCGCGGTGCTGGGACGCCTGCATGGTGGTCGACGGCGGGACTTCTTTCGAGTTCAACGACGGCGCCTTCGCTACAATCAGCATGAGCGAGGAGGATCAGCTCCGGACGGTTCTTCTAGAAAACTAA
- the LOC109988561 gene encoding folylpolyglutamate synthase, mitochondrial-like yields MDLDEGGFTEQDAFRALNTLPPPTNTLEQKRGHNMENYMERVGLSVEELDRLNIIHVTGTKGKGSTCAFTEQILRSHGFRTGFFSSPHLVDIRERIRINGQPVDKELFYKHFSQVYRCLDETKDNYDGLMPRYFSFFTLLAFRVFLEEKVDLAIIEVGIGGHYDSTNVIRRPWVCGVSSLGIDHIAILGDTVEKIAWHKGGIFKPGVPAFTVKQPGDAMAVLEERAKEKQCPLWVCPDLEDYQTDGGPLRLSLQGKHQHPNASLALQLSHTWLQRRRLDRSFPTSPVEDTGVLQVSFLKPSPIMVKGLAETVWAGRTHILKHGEVTYFLDGAHTMRSMQACANWFKEISAQHETNASGPVARVLLFNTVGERDSKAMLRLLLPCHFDFAAFCTNIPDVGTFCPTDLWNVNHTVENMKTRCLENERNWKLCNNVEDRNGMQLTANNLTLLVPDRKANTLVFPCALSALQWISQGRDSVLTDGANSALKGKPSVKAKAPLLHDAAEIHVLITGSLRLVGGALKNLDPASYK; encoded by the exons ATGGATCTGGACGAAGGAGGATTTACAGAACAG GATGCTTTTCGAGCTCTGAACACCCTTCCGCCTCCGACCAATACGTTGGAACAGAAACGAGGCCATAATATGGAGAACTACATGGAGAGGGTCGGCCTCTCG GTGGAGGAATTAGATCGTCTCAACATCATCCATGTGACAGGAACGAAGGGGAAG ggTTCCACTTGTGCGTTCACGGAGCAGATCTTGAGAAGTCATGGCTTCCGTACAGGATTTTTCAG TTCTCCTCATTTGGTTGATATCAGGGAGAGGATTCGAATCAACGGACAGCCCGTGGATAAGGAGCTCTTCTATAAACACTTCTCACAGGTTTACCGATGTCTCGATGAGACTAAG GATAACTATGATGGGCTGATGCCGAGATACTTTAGTTTTTTCACCCTCTTGGCCTTTCGTGTGTTTCTAGAGGAAAAA GTGGATTTAGCTATCATTGAAGTTGGGATTGGGGGACATTATGATAGCACCAATGTTATAAG GAGGCCATGGGTGTGTGGTGTGTCCTCTCTGGGTATTGACCACATTGCGATTCTTGGAGACACCGTCGAAAAGATCGCCTGGCATAAAGGAGGAATCTTCAAG ccggGGGTTCCTGCTTTCACAGTCAAACAGCCAGGAGATGCGATGGCTGTACTCGAGGAGAGGGCCAAAGAGAAACAA TGTCCTCTGTGGGTGTGTCCAGACCTGGAGGACTACCAGACTGATGGTGGACCTTTACGTCTGAGCCTCCAAGGGAAGCACCAGCACCCCAACGCCTCCCTGGCCCTCCAGCTGAGTCACACCTGGCTTCAGAGGAGACGTCTAG ACAGAAGCTTTCCCACCAGCCCTGTTGAGGACACAGGTGTACTCCAGGTCTCTTTCTTGAAGCCCAGCCCCATCATGGTGAAAG GGCTCGCAGAAACGGTGTGGGCTGGAAGGACTCATATACTGAAACATGGAGAGGTCACATACTTCTTGGATGGTGCCCACACCATGCGCAGTATGCAGGCCTGTGCAAACTGGTTCAAAGAGATCTCAGCCCAGCATGAAACGAACGCAAG cGGACCGGTTGCCAGAGTTTTGCTGTTCAATACagtaggagagagagactcaaaaGCCATGCTTAGACTgctgttg CCTTGTCATTTTGACTTTGCTGCGTTCTGCACAAACATCCCCGATGTCGGCACATTCTGTCCCACAG acTTATGGAACGTGAATCACACAGTGGAGAACATGAAGACTCGCTGTTTGGAAAACGAAAGGAACTGGAAACTATGCAACAACGTCGAGGATAGAAATGGTATGCAGCTTACTGCCAACAACCTGACCCTGCTGGTCCCTGACCGAAAAGCCAACACCCTGGTCTTCCCCTGCGCCCTCAGCGCTCTCCAGTGGATCAGCCAGGGCCGGGATTCAGTCCTAACAGATGGAGCAAACTCTGCTCTGAAAGGTAAACCCAGCGTCAAGGCCAAAGCTCCTCTTCTCCATGACGCAGCAGAGATCCACGTCCTGATCACAGGAAGCCTCCGCCTGGTGGGGGGAGCTCTTAAAAACCTCGACCCAGCATCCTATAAGTAA